One stretch of Vibrio kanaloae DNA includes these proteins:
- a CDS encoding L-dopachrome tautomerase-related protein, with protein sequence MKKTVINTVLASAILSTYAYAETELTPEQATVVATMTERPGNPSVTPDGRLLLSVHPLDNPTTKVIELSVAGNQTPYPTMKYAQGDDSLFKAVIAIRTDDNGVAWILDLATHTITGWDTHKETLVKTIKIPASVLKPTSFLQDFALDQKRQRIIIADMTQNDLKSEAIPAFVTVDLKTGEAVRVAENHPSMKADSKTGFALNPITIDPSYEWVYFGAVNGRTVYRVKANHFDNNGQTVASNIEKYADKSYSDGITVDSAQNVYVTDIENNAIGVSTPQGYRIIATLSDNQTWPDGMSFGPDGYIYITVNQLDRTAALNNGTDTGTRPFEVVKIKALATGSTGR encoded by the coding sequence ATGAAGAAAACAGTAATCAATACCGTTCTCGCGAGCGCTATTCTATCCACTTATGCGTATGCAGAAACTGAACTTACTCCAGAACAAGCTACCGTTGTTGCTACAATGACTGAACGTCCGGGCAACCCTTCCGTCACACCGGATGGACGTTTGTTATTAAGTGTTCATCCGCTTGACAACCCAACAACCAAAGTCATCGAGTTAAGCGTGGCTGGAAATCAAACGCCATATCCGACGATGAAGTATGCACAAGGTGATGATTCTCTATTTAAAGCCGTCATTGCCATTCGTACGGATGATAACGGAGTCGCGTGGATCCTAGATCTAGCAACCCATACCATAACTGGTTGGGATACTCATAAAGAGACGTTGGTCAAAACGATAAAAATACCGGCTTCCGTTTTGAAACCGACAAGCTTCCTCCAAGACTTTGCGCTAGACCAAAAAAGGCAGCGTATAATAATCGCCGATATGACTCAAAATGACCTGAAAAGTGAAGCAATTCCAGCCTTTGTAACCGTAGATCTCAAGACAGGGGAAGCTGTACGTGTGGCTGAAAATCACCCGTCGATGAAAGCCGACAGTAAAACCGGTTTTGCTTTAAACCCAATCACCATTGATCCATCTTACGAATGGGTTTATTTCGGGGCCGTCAATGGTCGCACCGTTTATCGAGTAAAAGCGAATCACTTTGACAACAACGGACAGACAGTCGCAAGCAATATAGAAAAATACGCTGATAAATCTTATTCAGATGGCATTACGGTAGACAGCGCTCAGAACGTTTATGTTACTGATATAGAAAACAATGCAATCGGTGTGTCCACCCCACAAGGATACCGAATTATTGCCACGCTATCAGACAACCAAACTTGGCCTGATGGCATGTCATTTGGCCCTGATGGTTATATTTATATAACGGTCAATCAACTTGATCGAACTGCGGCTTTAAATAACGGTACAGATACAGGGACCCGACCATTCGAAGTTGTAAAGATCAAAGCCCTCGCCACAGGATCAACGGGGCGATAA
- a CDS encoding MBL fold metallo-hydrolase, producing the protein MQLHTIKGYIQDMYLVEYPDRLLLLDGACRADIPHLKAFIEDELGREFNDLHTVVVTHMHPDHAGAAHKLRKLTNCNLVAANRDRDWYQGVDGILMHLTDLALARWMANRLGKPRANLWYSRKLKPDYKLSDGDTIPGFDDWLVLETPGHTDRDLSVYCPSHSVAYVADLMVEVKKKLIPPFPIFHPNQYRESVSRIYDMQVDTLLVAHGGQVDFSQTAFEHLLMSAPRKPVTHWRVTKIKMKNLLLSIWRFGFQYHGKS; encoded by the coding sequence TTGCAGCTTCATACAATCAAAGGTTATATCCAAGACATGTATCTCGTAGAGTACCCAGACAGGCTGCTGTTACTTGATGGCGCGTGCCGAGCGGATATTCCCCATCTTAAAGCTTTCATTGAAGATGAGCTTGGTCGTGAATTTAACGACCTGCATACAGTGGTCGTGACACACATGCATCCAGATCACGCGGGTGCAGCACATAAGCTTAGAAAGCTGACCAACTGTAATTTGGTGGCAGCGAACCGAGATAGGGATTGGTATCAAGGAGTCGATGGTATATTGATGCACCTAACCGATCTTGCCCTTGCAAGGTGGATGGCAAATAGGCTTGGTAAGCCTAGAGCAAACCTTTGGTATTCAAGGAAGCTCAAACCTGACTACAAACTCTCGGACGGTGATACGATTCCTGGCTTTGATGATTGGCTTGTATTGGAAACGCCAGGGCATACCGACAGAGACCTGTCCGTTTATTGTCCTTCGCATAGCGTCGCTTATGTGGCTGATTTAATGGTGGAGGTTAAAAAGAAATTGATTCCGCCGTTTCCCATCTTTCATCCGAATCAATATCGAGAGTCGGTATCTCGCATTTATGACATGCAGGTTGATACTTTGCTGGTGGCGCATGGAGGGCAGGTGGATTTTAGTCAGACAGCTTTTGAACATTTGCTAATGAGTGCTCCAAGAAAACCTGTGACTCATTGGCGTGTAACGAAAATTAAAATGAAGAATTTACTGTTATCAATTTGGCGATTTGGTTTTCAGTATCATGGTAAGTCTTAG
- a CDS encoding 2OG-Fe(II) oxygenase yields the protein MNQLIDALSTHGYFVWDDFLTHEEVVALKDCIPEAWKKAKIGRNDDVTQESTIRSDKIQWVNRDTGEPASLFLDKMERIRLAANQAFFLGLFEYEAHFAKYEKGDFYQKHLDCFKGNENRRLTTVFYMNDEWTEEDAGELIIYDLENNHVTTIPPKSGRLLVFLSEQFPHEVLTTNTERFSIAGWFRINGVKDNQLDIAH from the coding sequence ATGAATCAACTAATCGATGCTCTTTCTACCCATGGCTATTTTGTTTGGGATGACTTCTTAACTCACGAAGAAGTGGTGGCATTGAAGGATTGCATTCCAGAAGCCTGGAAAAAGGCTAAGATTGGCCGTAACGATGACGTAACGCAAGAATCGACTATTCGTAGTGACAAAATTCAATGGGTAAACCGCGATACAGGAGAGCCAGCCTCTCTGTTCCTAGACAAAATGGAACGAATTCGTTTAGCAGCAAACCAAGCGTTCTTTTTGGGTCTGTTCGAGTACGAAGCGCACTTTGCTAAATACGAAAAAGGCGACTTCTACCAGAAGCACTTAGACTGTTTCAAGGGCAATGAAAACCGCCGCCTGACCACTGTGTTCTATATGAATGATGAGTGGACAGAAGAAGACGCAGGTGAGTTAATCATTTACGACCTAGAGAACAATCACGTCACAACCATTCCACCAAAATCCGGTCGTTTGTTAGTGTTCTTATCCGAACAGTTTCCACACGAGGTTCTAACGACAAATACCGAGCGATTCAGTATCGCAGGTTGGTTTCGTATTAACGGCGTTAAAGACAACCAGCTCGACATCGCGCACTAA